One part of the Haliotis asinina isolate JCU_RB_2024 chromosome 2, JCU_Hal_asi_v2, whole genome shotgun sequence genome encodes these proteins:
- the LOC137273818 gene encoding plancitoxin-1-like, translating into MLAVLVFLCCVSGAFGVQCMSSTGKPVDWFIVYKLPELRSNKSNPILRDGYGHFYMDVLNPSWQLSKVSMNDTNHAVYNTLQAIYESKPMDDFMYLMYNDDDPHNQESLNHGHTKGVVAFDNKTGYWLVHSTPQFPRFKNESYTWPHSALIYGQSFLCVSYSYSQLNTIAKQLFFNYIRLYDHFTPDSFLQNNPDLVSVIKNTRLEKAPWSNKVVLSSLSGTNFTSFAKFSNFHADLYKDFVAPCVQSDLMTETWQNSGSRMPSNCTGKFKVYNVKSIVLPEGIVFKGTKDHSKWAISRNGTNWICIGDINRDLSQEKRAGGTVCFQNSKVWTSFNLAVKDIESCQVCGHQ; encoded by the exons ATGTTAGCTGTTCTTGTAttcttgtgttgtgtttcaggtGCATTCGGTGTGCAATGTATGTCTTCAACTGGAAAGCCAGTGGACTG GTTCATCGTTTACAAATTGCCAGAGCTGAGGTCCAACAAGTCAAACCCGATTCTGCGAGATGGGTATGGCCATTTCTACATGGATGTGCTAAATCCATCATGGCAGCTGTCCAAAGTCTCGATGAATGACACCAACCATGCTGTCTACAACACGCTGCAGGCCATCTATGAATCCAAGCCA ATGGATGACTTTATGTACTTGATGTATAATGATGACGACCCACACAACCAGGAGTCCCTCAACCATGGACACACGAAGG GTGTAGTAGCATTTGACAACAAGACTGGCTACTGGTTGGTCCACAGCACCCCTCAGTTCCCACGCTTCAAGAACGAGAGCTACACATGGCCCCATAGTGCCCTGATCTATGGACAGAGCTTCCTCTGCGTATCCTACAGCTACTCCCAGCTTAACACCATTG CCAAGCAGCTATTCTTCAACTACATCCGACTGTACGACCACTTCACCCCTGACTCCTTCCTGCAGAATAATCCAGATCTGGTGTCAGTCATCAAGAACACACGGCTGGAGAAGGCTCCATGGTCAAATAAGGTCGTCCTGTCATCCCTGTCAGGAACAAATTTCACCAGCTTCGCCAAGTTCTCAAACTTCCATGCAG ACTTGTACAAGGACTTTGTGGCTCCTTGTGTGCAGAGTGACTTGATGACGGAGACTTGGCAGAACAGTGGCAGTAGGATGCCTTCCAACTGTACCGGCAAGTTTAAG GTGTATAACGTGAAGTCCATCGTCTTGCCAGAGGGTATAGTTTTCAAGGGGACAAAGGACCACTCAAAATGGGCCATTTCTCGCAACGGCACCAACTGGATCTGCATTGGGGACATCAACAGAGAT CTCAGCCAGGAGAAGCGGGCAGGTGGGACAGTCTGCTTCCAGAACTCCAAAGTGTGGACAAGCTTCAACCTGGCTGTCAAGGACATTGAGTCCTGCCAAGTGTGCGGACATCAATag